Genomic DNA from Halomonas sp. BDJS001:
AAGCGATCGCTAATGCCGCAAATAACAGGAACTGCCAGCCCGTAAACAGGCGGCGATTGGGTTCAACAACGTCTTCATCGACACCATCGGCAATGGACTCGGGTATCGCTGACGCCGCGTGGGCATCGTCCTTGAGGTCATTGGGGTCTTGGTCGGTTTTGTGACTCATTAGAGTTCACCCTCACAGCAAAAGCATACAAAGGGGGAGGAGCAGCGAAAACTGCCCCGCCCGGCGAGGCCGGAAACGGGGCAGTCAGAACGGTAACGATTGCTTAGTTGATCATGTCATCAGCAATGTCATAGCCGTTCTCTTCGTACCAGCGTGCAGCGCCAGGGTGGAACGGCAGTACAGTGTTGTGCTTGATGTTTTCTGGGATGGTGGTCGCCGCGCTGCGATGCACAGATTGCATGCGGTCATTGTTTTCCATGGTGGCTTTGGTCACTTCGTAAACGAAGTCTTCCGGTAAATCACAGCCTGCAATAGCGAAGTTCCACATGGAGACGGCGCGCGCGTCATCTTCGAGTGTTTCATAAGTGCTAGCTGGGATCATAAACTCAGCAACGGGGAAGTTTTCCAGCACCGTGGCTAGCTCTTCTTCATTAAATTCGATGATGTTGACGTCAGTTTGTACTTCCAACTGACTAACGGCGGGGATGGGAATACCGGCCGCGAAGGCAACAACGTCAAGCAGGCCATCCTGCAACTGACCGCCCAGGTCTGACCAGCCGCCATTACGGCGTTCGAAGTCAACGCCCAGGGTTTCTAAAATGGCCGGGAAGTAGGTATCCGAGGTTGAGGCAGCCGGACCAAAACCGATGCGTGCACCATCAGGAATGTCGGAAATTGTTTCAATACCACTGTCGGCAAGCGCGGTAATCGAGAATGGCGTTTCGTACATGGGGAACATGGCGCAAACGTTATCCATCTTCATGCCCGGCGCCAGCGGACTTTCGCCTTTAACCGCATCAGACGCGGGGCCCATGGTGGTCAAGCCAAACGCCATATCGCCTGTGTGCACAAGCGCCAGGTTTTGAGTTGGGCCGCCGGTGACTTCGCCACCGCCAGATACGCCTAACTCATCAGCGATAAAGTTTGCCCAGCCTGAACCGTAAACGAAGTAAGTGCCGCCTTGGCTAGCGGTACCCACGGTAAAATTATCGGGCCAATCGGAACGGTCTTGAGCCTGGGCGCTGCTGGCCGCTGCGATAAGCAGGGCGCTGCTGGCGAGGAGCGTGAACGTTTTAGGCATATGTTTGCGCATGGCGAAAATTCCTAGCTGTTATTGGGGTTATATACTGGCGGCTTCAATTAACACCGCCAGTCGATACTGCGTTAAGCAGGTATGCCTGTATATAACAGCGATAGTCGTGCCATTTAAAGTTTAGAACTTTAAAATCAGTTGCTTGTAATTTTTTTATTCAACTTTGGTGGCAAGCCTTAAGCGCCGGAGTGTCCGGGTGTTCGCACGATGACGGCTTTAGGGTGTGTGGATAACCGCACACAAATTGTCTCTTTCGTTCGCGATTGGCCGTGGGACGGTAAGCAAAGACTGAACATGCCATCCTTGGCGGTTGGGAGGGTTAATGCGAGGGTTTGCCCGGATCCAGAATACGTACGGGCTGGACATCCTGTTGCTTCTGATCTTCGCGTACCTGGTTGACTCGGGTGGCCATTTCGGTAAGCGCGTCTTCCTCAATGGGAAGTTGCTCGAAGAAATCGCAGCTGACGCATTCCCGGTAGCGAATACCGTTTTGCTCCCAGGCGCGAATACGATCCATTGCCGCGCAGCGCGGGCAGGTGACACCGGCAATAAAGCGTTTAACCGTT
This window encodes:
- a CDS encoding TAXI family TRAP transporter solute-binding subunit, producing MRKHMPKTFTLLASSALLIAAASSAQAQDRSDWPDNFTVGTASQGGTYFVYGSGWANFIADELGVSGGGEVTGGPTQNLALVHTGDMAFGLTTMGPASDAVKGESPLAPGMKMDNVCAMFPMYETPFSITALADSGIETISDIPDGARIGFGPAASTSDTYFPAILETLGVDFERRNGGWSDLGGQLQDGLLDVVAFAAGIPIPAVSQLEVQTDVNIIEFNEEELATVLENFPVAEFMIPASTYETLEDDARAVSMWNFAIAGCDLPEDFVYEVTKATMENNDRMQSVHRSAATTIPENIKHNTVLPFHPGAARWYEENGYDIADDMIN
- a CDS encoding YheV family putative zinc ribbon protein, giving the protein MSTVKRFIAGVTCPRCAAMDRIRAWEQNGIRYRECVSCDFFEQLPIEEDALTEMATRVNQVREDQKQQDVQPVRILDPGKPSH